GGTTTTTCCCCattatgaattctctgatgaatAAGCAGGTACGAGCTACATGtgaaggccttcccacactcATTACACACATAAGGAAGATCTCCACTGTGAATCCTCTGATGCACAATAAGGCAAGATAGCTGACTGAAGGCTTTTCCACACTCACTGCAATCATAAGGTTTCTCTGCAGTGTGAATTCTCTGGTGCACAATAAGGTGTGAAAAACAACTAAAGGCTTTTCCACACTCTTTACACTCATATGGCTTCTCACCAGTATGGCTTCGTTGATGTACAATAAGATTTGCACTCTGGGTAAAGGCTTTGCCACAATCATTACAGGCAAAGGGCTTCTCCCCAGTGTGGATCCTCTGGTGGACAATGAGGTTTGAGCTCCGAGTAAATGTTTTCCCACACTCATTACATTCATAGCATTTTTCTGTAATGTGGACTTTCTGGTGCCGAGCAAGTTGTGAGCTATAACTGAAGGCTTTCTCACATTCACTGCACTTAAAGGTTTTTTCTAAGGAGTGGATTTTTTGATGTACAGTCAGATTTGAACTCTGagtgaaggctttcccacattttGAACATACATATGGTTTCTGTCCAGTGTGGATTCGCTGATGTACGACAAGGTTTGCACTCtgaatgaaggcctttccacactCATGACATTCGAAGGGTTTCTCCCCAGTGTGGATTCGCTGATGCACTACAAGGTTTGCACTCTGACTAAAGCCTTTTCCACACACACTACATGTGAAAGGTTTCTGTCCAGGCTGgcttttctgatttttaacaGAGCTAGAACTAAGGCTATATCTTTCCCCAGACTGCTGACATTTCTGATCTTCCTCTACTTTGAAGCTTTCAGGTACATGACAGTCCTTCACTGCCATATGTCTGAaacctttcttttccctcttaatTCTTTGCCTCTTTATCATGTTCCCTTTTTCACAGGCTTCTCCTAACTCAGGTCCTTGAGGATTAACTTTCTGGATTCTTCCTGATATTATGAAGGGTTTTTCTGCTTCATCACATATCTCAGTTTTTGGAACCAGTAACTGTGGGTTCTTGGTTTCAGCAcctgaaacaacaaacaaaagtatAAGTGTCAGCTTATTCTGgcctagaaaaagaacaggatCAAGTGATAAATGTCAGGATGTATGTGACTTTGGTGTATGTGTAAAATGGCTTCATCAAAGAAAAGAATTCCCCCATGTGTCACCTCTCTTCTCTAGGTTCTTCTGCCACACCCAGAGCAGACTCCACTGATTCGTGGTCTTTCCAGCACTTCCAGTTACCTCCATTGGACATCCAACACTGCTTCATGCAGGAAAGCCATCTTCAGATGGCTCTGGTTGTGTAATGACTGATCTTACAATTAAGACCAGTTGTAGGGCACTACTCTCCCAGGCTTGCCTCCTTACGTTAGCTACTTAGTGTAGATCTGCTTACAACCCACCACTTAAGGACATTCTGACCCTAGAAATGAAAATCTATGCAACTTAGACTTTTGTGTATGAGGAAGCTGGATATTCAAGTAAAGATAAGCATGGACAGAAAGGGTCCACTGGATGCCAGAAGGACCAGAGCAGCTAAGAGCACCTGAAACACTGAGAGGCTATGTAGCACATAGCTTAACAACATGACTGTGGAGCCAGACGGCTTGGTTTCAAACGCCTGCTCTGCCACATAGCTGTAGGAATTTGGGCTACTAACTTAacttctttgcctcagtttccttatctccaAAATAAGGACAATAACAGTATGTATCTCATAAAACCAGGAGAAGATTAATCAAGTTACTCTACAGTAATGTCTGAGCACAGGAAGTGGCTCTGGAGAGTCTGCAGTGACTTTGAGCCTCACATCTAGTACTGTGGGTCCACGTGTTGGGGCCCAGGAGCAAAGATGGAGATCCTTAGAGGATAGGAGTTGTTATGGTGATAGATGGCAACCCCAGAAGAGACTAAGGAAGAATGTGAACAGAGTAAACAGCTCAACACTTGTGTTGAGCAAACAGCTCTGCTTTGTGTCAAGGAAAGCTGACCCTTCTAAGTTTGAGACACTGTATAGCCTGTTCCCTTATGCCAGTATCATGAAAACAGCAAAACACCCTGAAGTTTTAAAACTGCCTTGGAACTGTAGTGTCAGAAAAGGGGTCCTAGAGTCAGTAACATAGTAACTCTTTATGTGTCTCCTCTCCACTCCTATCACCCGTGACCCAATGATGTGCACCTGTACAACCTAGCGTTCATAAACTCTTCATCAGCATTTGAATTATACCAAGTTCAGGAACACTACCCAGATAAGGCACATGAAACCAGGGCAAGCAGTGAAGGCAAGCCTCCAAAGGGGAGATATTCCTCCTGGTGGTGAACTTAGAAGTGAGCAGGAAAGCTGTGAGCTGCAGGTCATACAGCAACTGCAAGGGGGAGAATCCAGCATCTGTAAGACATCCCACCAGCATAGATCAGGGCAACTCTCCAACCTAGGAGATGAGTGAGACAGGGATATCAGGATACAAAACATGATGGGGGGGCAGGGAAACAGCCCAGTATGGTTACCTGGTTAAAACAACAGTTACACGACACTCCCATCATAATCATTCAGATAAGATAGGCAGTGCTGGAAAAAGGCAATGCAAGGCCTGCATATGGCAGAGAACTGAATGTGACAACAAATTATGAAATGCTAGtctttttccagttctttctaTTCCTACTCTTTTGAGGTCTTCTGATGTCTTTCTTGtatctattctatttttcttcctgtagCTTAACTGCCctaacatttttgtcttttcaaaatttttttaactaaagtatGATTAACAGtcttatattaatttcaagtgtatgacatattaattcaacaattccatacattactcaatgctcaccacCCTAAGTGCAGTGACCATCTGTCTTcttatcttctttcttattttactttttccccctctatcTCTTTTCCCTAGTGCCTCTTCATCTCTCCTCTCTTGGTTTTTATATTACAACTCAGTGTGAGtggaatattctgatttttttccttgtattatTTCAtatctcttctgcttttcttttgcgCACTTTCTTCTATGTTCTCTACTTTTCTTTATCCCATACATCTCACCTAATTTCTTTCCCTTCTAATGTCTCCCTCCTTGCTTTTTTCCATCTACTACTTCTTTCCTTTAGCTCTGTATCACTGACACTGGGGGCCTCCTATCCCCACCAAGCATCTTTCCAAGAAGAACAAATTCCAAGAAAACTTCAATCTATGACCTCACTTTCATCCCCTGACCTCACTCCTACCCTTTTTACCATAAGATTTAGAACACTAGAAAGCCATGAAAGATGAAGACCAGTGGGAACTACTGAACCAATTAGAACCAATAACAGAAACAATTACTTATATTTGCATCATGTTTTCTGTCAAGATTATTACAGAAGCAGGTACAACTGTGGCCTACAAGGTCTCCACATATTGGTCATTTAACATTTCCATTACAGGGATGAAGAGCTAGGATCTTGGCCAATGCCCAGgatctaaaaaaaaggaaaagtctgtTCTGAGTACTCAAGCTCAAATCCCTTTGCATTATTAATTAACCAATAATGTAGAACCTGTACCTTTGGCTTGAgatagttatttttccttttttagaccTTGAAGCATTATTGTAACCCTACTAaagaaattaactaaaaatgtacTTGTGATGAACTAGAGGACAGGCAAAGTACAACTTTTGAAATCAataccttttttttcattttttaaaaaagagatctaAAATGCTATCTAGGTCTACCATTTTAGCTGGAGACTCTATTGTAAGATATGAATGGTAATTTGATTTACTAAATTTGTAAGTCACTACAAATTCATTAGGTTTACAAAAGTGTGATTAGTAAGATTTTATATGTAAGATTAGTTAAGTCTGCCTACTTaggtatttgaaatatttttaaaaattatatatactgaatttgaaatataatacattttatatatttgagaataaaaataaggaaatttttatataaattgataTGTAGATAGAGCAAAAcgttttaaaaagtttaaaatattaatctgtAAAACCTGAGGCTTCACTAAACATGAATTAAAGGACaagtattctcatttttataaaaatctcctagatgtataagtaaaataaaaataagttatgtttaaatgcttaaaaacttgagttttaaatgttttttttttttttaaatttttttaatttttatttatttatgatagtcacagaatgagagagagagagaggcagagacataggcagagggagaagcaggccccatgcaccaggagcccgacgtgggactcgatcccgggtctccaggatcgcgccctgggc
The nucleotide sequence above comes from Canis aureus isolate CA01 chromosome 19, VMU_Caureus_v.1.0, whole genome shotgun sequence. Encoded proteins:
- the ZNF35 gene encoding zinc finger protein 35 isoform X1, producing MTAQLREAMDLTAWGSVTVKKEEEEEENFLGQASSQQVHSENIKVWAPGEGPQTGLDISEQEEKGPNMFWDMAVVLKATQEAPTDSTIGSYSLPGTLAKNEILDTHGIMTSLGAETKNPQLLVPKTEICDEAEKPFIISGRIQKVNPQGPELGEACEKGNMIKRQRIKREKKGFRHMAVKDCHVPESFKVEEDQKCQQSGERYSLSSSSVKNQKSQPGQKPFTCSVCGKGFSQSANLVVHQRIHTGEKPFECHECGKAFIQSANLVVHQRIHTGQKPYVCSKCGKAFTQSSNLTVHQKIHSLEKTFKCSECEKAFSYSSQLARHQKVHITEKCYECNECGKTFTRSSNLIVHQRIHTGEKPFACNDCGKAFTQSANLIVHQRSHTGEKPYECKECGKAFSCFSHLIVHQRIHTAEKPYDCSECGKAFSQLSCLIVHQRIHSGDLPYVCNECGKAFTCSSYLLIHQRIHNGEKPYTCNECGKAFRQRSSLTVHQRTHTGEKPYECAKCGAAFISNSHLMRHHRTHLVE
- the ZNF35 gene encoding zinc finger protein 35 isoform X2, translating into MLVGCLTDAGFSPLQLLYDLQLTAFLLTSKFTTRRNISPLEACLHCLPWFHVPYLGAETKNPQLLVPKTEICDEAEKPFIISGRIQKVNPQGPELGEACEKGNMIKRQRIKREKKGFRHMAVKDCHVPESFKVEEDQKCQQSGERYSLSSSSVKNQKSQPGQKPFTCSVCGKGFSQSANLVVHQRIHTGEKPFECHECGKAFIQSANLVVHQRIHTGQKPYVCSKCGKAFTQSSNLTVHQKIHSLEKTFKCSECEKAFSYSSQLARHQKVHITEKCYECNECGKTFTRSSNLIVHQRIHTGEKPFACNDCGKAFTQSANLIVHQRSHTGEKPYECKECGKAFSCFSHLIVHQRIHTAEKPYDCSECGKAFSQLSCLIVHQRIHSGDLPYVCNECGKAFTCSSYLLIHQRIHNGEKPYTCNECGKAFRQRSSLTVHQRTHTGEKPYECAKCGAAFISNSHLMRHHRTHLVE
- the ZNF35 gene encoding zinc finger protein 35 isoform X3, translating into MFWDMAVVLKATQEAPTDSTIGSYSLPGTLAKNEILDTHGIMTSLGAETKNPQLLVPKTEICDEAEKPFIISGRIQKVNPQGPELGEACEKGNMIKRQRIKREKKGFRHMAVKDCHVPESFKVEEDQKCQQSGERYSLSSSSVKNQKSQPGQKPFTCSVCGKGFSQSANLVVHQRIHTGEKPFECHECGKAFIQSANLVVHQRIHTGQKPYVCSKCGKAFTQSSNLTVHQKIHSLEKTFKCSECEKAFSYSSQLARHQKVHITEKCYECNECGKTFTRSSNLIVHQRIHTGEKPFACNDCGKAFTQSANLIVHQRSHTGEKPYECKECGKAFSCFSHLIVHQRIHTAEKPYDCSECGKAFSQLSCLIVHQRIHSGDLPYVCNECGKAFTCSSYLLIHQRIHNGEKPYTCNECGKAFRQRSSLTVHQRTHTGEKPYECAKCGAAFISNSHLMRHHRTHLVE